One genomic window of Lytechinus variegatus isolate NC3 chromosome 1, Lvar_3.0, whole genome shotgun sequence includes the following:
- the LOC121428584 gene encoding dnaJ homolog subfamily C member 22-like, which produces MAKKRSIAYFLWLVGGWFGLHHFYLGRDRHAFVWWCTLGGFFGLGWLRDLFCIGRYVDTANDEPSYVEYYTELLRRGRYPSFSISRFAGQLFVSAFFGLLATSAVPNDVADVFPILRPLLAPFAVALGVHLVGNIGREEGSLKNALIGAYIPGILLYADPNNIVYLSICSAVYFRKSVAYRRTPERWKTEGICERIVILGLAGALVCTAWGCAIYYNMSVTTAEGETIYVKDALTHFFESPAWKDFKEVIGQIWKLIQERGWKEAYNEFVEALDPEGEAAAHKTLELEEGATQEEITQRYRKLVRKWHPDKHKGEKKEEASIRFMEIQEAYERLSTINARRASHRKEHSFEDEPRRY; this is translated from the exons ATGGCAAAGAAGAGAAGTATTGCCTACTTCTTATGGTTAGTAGGTGGTTGGTTTGGACTTCATCATTTCTACCTTGGAAGGGACAGACATGCATTTGTTTGGTGGTGCACATTAGGCGGATTCTTTGGACTTGGATGGCTCCGAGATCTCTTCTGTATCGGGCGTTATGTTGATACAGCAAACGATGAACCATCTTACGTTGAATACTACACAGAGCTCTTAAGAAGGGGCAGGTATCCATCTTTCAGTATATCCAGATTTGCTGGTCAACTCTTTGTCAGCGCATTCTTTGGATTACTTGCAACCTCTGCAGTACCTAACGATGTCGCAGATGTTTTCCCCATCCTGCGACCTCTTCTTGCCCCATTTGCTGTAGCCCTAGGAGTGCATTTGGTTGGAAACATTGGCAGAGAGGAAGGGTCAttgaaaaatgctcttattggAGCATATATACCAGGTATTCTTCTGTATGCTGACCCCAATAATATAGTGTATCTATCAATATGCAGTGCTGTTTACTTCAGGAAGAGTGTTGCCTATAGGCGGACACCAGAAAGATGGAAAACAGAAGGCATATGTGAAAGGATAGTTATCTTAGGATTAGCTG GAGCTTTAGTGTGTACTGCTTGGGGCTGTGCTATATATTACAACATGTCTGTGACCACTGCCGAAGGAGAGACCATCTATGTGAAGGATGCCCTCACACATTTCTTTGAGTCACCTGCCTGGAAGGACTTCAAGGAGGTGATTGGACAAATCTGGAAGTTGATTCAGGAGCGAGGTTGGAAGGAGGCTTATAATGAGTTTGTTGAAGCCTTGGATCCGGAAGGAGAAGCTGCAGCTCATAAA accTTAGAGTTAGAGGAAGGAGCAACCCAAGAAGAGATCACTCAGCGATATCGTAAACTAGTGCGTAAATGGCATCCTGACAAACACAAAGgtgagaagaaggaagaagctTCAATTCGTTTTATGGAGATACAGGAAGCCTATGAAAGACTGTCAACCATCAACGCTCGCAGGGCTAGTCATAGGAAAGAACATAGCTTCGAAGATGAACCAAGAAGGTATtaa